A genome region from candidate division KSB1 bacterium includes the following:
- a CDS encoding AAA family ATPase translates to MMITKIEYIKKHGLFENFRWNNDLKEFSNFNLIYGWNYSGKTTLSRIFRCIELEQMHTDFQNSTFELSYDSDKINTSNLNNHSFHFRVFNTDYIKENLKWDEQEANPIFILGKKDIELQEKLEKLYEAIETIKNDITAKNNDKNKLESSIETALTTKARELDRIKPPYDKRKLKQILTTIEKDIQKYKLDKTKVNRLIDTINSAKKEKVSEIKIDFEIDEQKYLEILDKSIIAKTIERLKSNPDLNTWVNTGLKFHKGKNKCEFCGQILPAGLIKSYEEHFSKDYEILLNELKQFIQQTKLKTIEITLPDKNSFYPQFIDEFQNVKTTLAQEIKIYNKGIKNIIALLEKKYSNPFDRLSSEFKTADISNLKKIIQSINGLIQRHNEYDKNLESKKDKAFEDLEKHYAYEFDQDNNYYKKLSKIKNLETEIENLENQKSEKVKSAEDFEAKLSDISKAADTINDYLESIFGGSHLQVKPTNDDKFELIRNNEKAKNLSEGEKTSIAFAYFLTRLKDKETDLSKSIVFIDDPISSLDSNHLYNTYATIRSEVEKCKQLFVSTHNLEFFNLLKDWMKKIRGNKEQCRYYLIERINKNDSEIASLRNLPNFLLNYKSEYYFLFDKINKFSQSPSTDFEDLYQIPNVIRRFLEAFVGFKYGAGLKKGLEFIIKNEAERICVDKFVNNLSHQTGLNRNLILSDISECKKVVDIVIDAVKNKDQDHFDVLQKICNEAQENNENS, encoded by the coding sequence ATGATGATAACCAAAATAGAATACATAAAAAAACACGGTCTATTTGAAAATTTCCGCTGGAACAATGATCTAAAAGAATTCAGTAACTTTAATCTTATTTATGGATGGAATTATTCTGGTAAGACTACATTATCAAGAATATTCAGATGCATTGAATTGGAACAAATGCATACTGATTTTCAAAATAGCACATTTGAGTTATCATACGACAGCGATAAAATCAACACATCGAATCTGAACAATCATTCTTTTCATTTTAGAGTATTTAATACGGATTACATTAAAGAAAATCTAAAGTGGGATGAACAGGAAGCAAACCCTATTTTTATTCTTGGCAAAAAGGATATTGAGTTACAGGAAAAATTAGAAAAACTTTATGAAGCTATTGAGACAATCAAAAATGATATTACAGCAAAAAATAATGATAAAAATAAACTTGAATCATCAATAGAAACGGCATTAACAACTAAAGCCAGAGAATTAGATAGGATAAAACCACCATACGATAAAAGAAAATTAAAGCAAATATTAACTACTATTGAAAAGGATATTCAAAAATACAAATTAGATAAAACTAAAGTTAACCGACTTATTGATACAATAAATAGTGCAAAGAAAGAAAAGGTCAGTGAAATTAAAATTGATTTTGAAATTGATGAGCAAAAATATCTTGAAATATTAGATAAATCAATTATAGCAAAAACAATTGAGCGACTCAAAAGTAATCCGGACTTAAACACTTGGGTAAATACTGGTTTAAAATTCCATAAAGGCAAAAACAAATGTGAATTTTGTGGTCAAATCCTACCAGCAGGTCTTATTAAGTCTTATGAAGAACATTTCTCAAAAGACTATGAGATATTATTGAACGAACTGAAACAATTTATCCAACAGACGAAATTAAAAACTATAGAAATCACTCTGCCCGATAAAAATAGTTTTTATCCGCAATTTATAGACGAATTTCAAAATGTAAAAACAACTTTAGCACAGGAAATTAAAATTTACAACAAAGGAATCAAGAATATAATCGCCCTGCTTGAAAAAAAATATTCGAATCCATTTGACCGACTTTCAAGTGAATTTAAAACCGCTGATATATCAAATCTTAAAAAAATAATACAAAGTATAAACGGATTAATACAGCGTCATAATGAATATGATAAAAACCTTGAAAGCAAAAAAGATAAAGCATTTGAAGATTTAGAAAAACATTATGCTTATGAATTTGATCAAGACAATAATTATTACAAAAAATTATCAAAAATTAAAAATCTGGAAACGGAAATTGAAAATTTAGAAAATCAAAAATCAGAGAAAGTAAAATCAGCCGAAGATTTTGAAGCCAAACTTTCCGACATTTCTAAAGCAGCGGATACTATTAATGATTATTTAGAAAGTATTTTCGGTGGAAGCCATTTACAGGTTAAACCAACCAATGATGATAAATTCGAACTCATCAGAAATAATGAAAAGGCAAAAAATTTAAGCGAAGGCGAAAAAACTTCAATAGCATTTGCTTACTTTTTGACACGACTAAAGGATAAAGAAACAGACTTGTCAAAATCTATTGTTTTTATTGATGATCCGATTTCAAGCCTTGATTCTAATCATTTGTATAATACCTATGCCACAATTCGTTCAGAAGTTGAAAAATGCAAACAACTTTTTGTTTCAACCCACAATTTGGAATTTTTTAATTTACTAAAAGACTGGATGAAGAAAATAAGGGGGAATAAAGAACAATGCAGATACTATCTTATCGAAAGAATAAACAAAAATGATTCTGAAATAGCGTCTTTAAGAAATCTTCCGAATTTTTTATTAAACTATAAATCTGAATATTACTTTTTGTTTGATAAAATTAATAAATTCTCACAGTCACCTTCTACGGATTTTGAAGATTTATACCAAATACCAAATGTCATAAGAAGATTTTTGGAAGCATTCGTGGGATTTAAATATGGCGCAGGTTTAAAAAAGGGATTAGAATTTATAATAAAAAACGAAGCCGAAAGAATATGTGTTGATAAATTTGTAAACAACTTGTCTCATCAAACAGGTTTAAACAGGAATCTTATATTATCTGACATCAGTGAATGCAAAAAAGTAGTAGATATTGTTATAGATGCTGTTAAAAACAAAGATCAGGATCATTTTGACGTTCTCCAGAAAATTTGCAATGAAGCACAAGAGAATAATGAAAATAGTTAA
- a CDS encoding DUF1186 domain-containing protein, giving the protein MELKKVISELEKFDGRYKREKVTFAIEHQKEITPHLISILKEVTKNPIKFIQDKNYFGHIYALMLLGYFKEEKAHKVLIELFCLPDSIIDGLFGDIAAAEFTGALYQSCGGSVDEIKKLALNKNVPDLTRNSACDALLYAVVDRIITREEALRFLSTLFTGEETTSPSDFWGLVACDICDLCPDKNSYEVIKQAYFDNLIHDGIVAFEEFQEAIDLGVEASLNNIRQDKQARLLDDIHEMMSWWACFEGYN; this is encoded by the coding sequence ATGGAATTAAAAAAAGTAATATCGGAACTGGAAAAATTTGACGGGAGATACAAAAGAGAAAAAGTCACTTTTGCTATAGAACATCAAAAAGAAATAACGCCGCATTTGATCAGCATTCTTAAAGAGGTCACGAAAAATCCAATCAAATTTATACAAGATAAAAATTATTTTGGTCATATTTATGCATTAATGCTATTGGGTTATTTTAAAGAAGAGAAAGCTCACAAGGTATTGATAGAGCTTTTTTGTTTACCAGACTCTATAATTGATGGTTTATTTGGGGACATTGCCGCAGCAGAATTCACTGGAGCCTTATATCAGAGTTGTGGGGGTTCTGTAGACGAAATAAAAAAGTTAGCATTAAACAAGAATGTACCTGATTTGACTCGTAATTCAGCTTGTGATGCGTTGTTGTATGCAGTAGTAGACCGTATTATAACGCGAGAAGAAGCGTTGAGATTTTTGAGCACATTATTCACAGGAGAAGAGACAACAAGTCCATCTGATTTTTGGGGATTAGTGGCATGTGATATATGTGATCTATGTCCAGATAAAAATTCATATGAGGTTATTAAACAAGCATATTTTGATAATTTGATCCATGATGGAATTGTTGCTTTTGAAGAATTCCAAGAGGCAATTGATTTGGGTGTTGAGGCGAGCTTGAATAACATACGACAAGATAAGCAAGCACGATTACTTGATGATATACATGAAATGATGTCGTGGTGGGCGTGTTTTGAAGGATATAATTAA
- a CDS encoding DUF3160 domain-containing protein, producing the protein MKTLLVLLSVLCPIFAVRGQNHFDPQTYKSYLASNQDKSASQLIAEYAPDRSWYTDMDQAGDLNIYSFLDSIQDKYGLTADERELLTRNRFVVSERLSFHSMGHALHDVYAKDLPVFISSDAVLHALHCSYDNILMELEVYVVEPRLIQLLNDMHAQLPTLAERYADEPVLNLPLQDADLYLAVARSLLAGESVSPRLAPDSVFRAVMTAIDHEKAVDMPLFSERARHLDFSQFTVRGHYNQKIYTMDGVRTLENYFKAMMWLGRIELWLTPPPENPWEAPWSPKAIQRMGLAGVLINELVDEAGQRKNLNKIDRMIRFLVGESDNLTPAELHRIQSNAGMASARDLVDLQDFEAFQGTLESSDAAQQKILSNMIMMDPFDPEPGTLSVSFRLLGQRFIVDSYVFANVVFDRIVFNNKKVWRPLPDPLDAMFVLGNDNAAPLLQDELQRYQYASQLSALRYLVDYYPDEFWIQSLYNAWLQGIRDLSHTPEGVPLFMQSTAWQQKTLNTQLASWAQLRHDNLLYAKQSYTGMTGCSYPHSFVEPVPDMFAHLEDYAKRAAGFFNSIEFPDRNPGFKDSLLTFYGEFGEICSRLQGLAEKELNGSEFSGKERDWLQRMLFRDGGSGRPPYSGWYADLYYDTFKAGEPDYVIADVHTQPTDQAGNPVGHVLHVSVGRVNLGVILTQSDTGTPMAFCGPFLSYYEQVSRDFKRYTDQEWAQQVEDEKLPQRPDWVNIYLANHAGQKRVQGRELTGQMYTGEQDQPVQAPTGFAVYPNHPNPFNPVTQIHYRLPSDQHVQIAVYNSRGQCIKTLINERQAAGAHQVIWNAYRAASGVYIARVSAGEQVKHIKMMLVK; encoded by the coding sequence ATGAAAACTCTGTTAGTGTTATTATCTGTCCTTTGCCCCATCTTTGCGGTCCGGGGCCAAAATCATTTCGACCCGCAGACATACAAATCATATCTGGCATCAAACCAGGATAAATCGGCGTCGCAACTCATTGCCGAGTATGCGCCGGATCGGTCCTGGTATACAGATATGGATCAGGCCGGAGATCTGAACATCTACTCTTTTCTGGATTCGATTCAGGATAAATACGGGCTCACTGCCGACGAACGCGAACTGCTGACGCGCAACCGGTTTGTGGTCAGCGAACGATTGTCATTCCACAGCATGGGGCATGCCCTGCATGATGTCTATGCCAAGGATCTGCCGGTATTTATCAGCAGCGATGCGGTGCTGCACGCTCTGCATTGTTCCTATGATAACATTCTGATGGAGCTTGAGGTTTATGTTGTGGAACCGCGGCTCATTCAGCTGCTGAATGACATGCACGCACAACTGCCGACTCTGGCGGAGCGCTATGCAGATGAACCGGTGCTCAATCTGCCGCTGCAGGACGCTGATCTTTATCTTGCAGTTGCGCGATCACTGCTGGCCGGAGAATCGGTATCACCCCGCCTGGCACCCGACAGCGTGTTCCGCGCCGTGATGACGGCTATTGACCATGAAAAAGCCGTTGATATGCCGCTGTTCAGCGAACGCGCCCGGCATCTCGATTTCAGTCAATTCACTGTACGCGGCCATTACAATCAAAAGATTTATACGATGGACGGGGTGCGCACCCTTGAAAATTATTTCAAAGCCATGATGTGGCTGGGCCGCATCGAACTCTGGCTGACCCCGCCGCCGGAAAATCCCTGGGAAGCGCCCTGGAGTCCGAAAGCCATTCAGCGTATGGGACTGGCCGGTGTTTTGATCAATGAACTGGTGGATGAGGCCGGTCAGCGGAAAAATCTGAACAAAATCGACCGCATGATCCGATTTCTGGTCGGAGAAAGCGACAACCTGACGCCGGCGGAACTGCACCGAATCCAGTCAAATGCCGGTATGGCTTCGGCGCGCGATCTGGTTGATTTGCAGGATTTCGAAGCATTCCAGGGGACACTCGAATCTTCCGACGCCGCACAGCAGAAAATTCTTTCGAACATGATCATGATGGATCCCTTTGATCCCGAGCCCGGCACGTTATCGGTATCATTCCGGCTGCTGGGACAGCGGTTTATTGTTGATTCTTATGTGTTTGCCAATGTGGTATTTGACCGCATTGTATTCAACAATAAAAAAGTCTGGCGGCCGCTGCCCGATCCGCTGGACGCGATGTTTGTGCTGGGCAATGACAATGCCGCGCCGCTATTGCAGGACGAGCTGCAGCGATATCAGTATGCGTCGCAGCTAAGTGCGCTGCGCTATCTGGTGGATTATTATCCGGACGAATTCTGGATCCAGTCCCTGTACAATGCCTGGCTGCAGGGTATCCGCGACCTGTCGCATACCCCCGAGGGTGTGCCGCTGTTTATGCAGTCCACAGCCTGGCAGCAGAAAACCCTGAACACCCAGCTGGCGTCCTGGGCGCAGCTTCGGCATGACAATCTGCTGTACGCCAAACAATCCTATACCGGCATGACCGGCTGCTCGTATCCGCATTCGTTCGTAGAACCGGTCCCGGATATGTTTGCACATCTTGAAGACTATGCAAAACGCGCGGCGGGATTTTTCAATTCCATCGAGTTTCCAGACAGGAACCCGGGATTCAAAGACAGCCTGCTAACGTTTTACGGCGAGTTTGGAGAAATCTGTTCCAGACTCCAGGGACTCGCGGAAAAAGAGCTCAACGGCAGCGAATTTTCCGGAAAAGAACGCGACTGGCTGCAGCGCATGCTGTTCCGGGACGGCGGCAGCGGTCGTCCGCCGTACTCCGGCTGGTACGCGGATCTGTATTACGACACATTCAAGGCAGGCGAACCGGATTACGTAATTGCGGATGTGCACACCCAGCCCACGGATCAGGCCGGAAATCCCGTCGGACACGTTCTGCATGTGAGCGTGGGCCGGGTCAATCTGGGCGTTATTCTAACGCAATCGGACACCGGAACGCCGATGGCGTTCTGCGGACCGTTTTTGTCCTATTATGAACAGGTTTCAAGGGATTTCAAACGCTATACTGATCAGGAATGGGCGCAGCAGGTGGAAGACGAAAAACTGCCGCAGCGGCCGGACTGGGTGAATATTTATCTGGCAAACCATGCCGGACAAAAACGCGTTCAAGGCCGTGAGCTGACAGGACAAATGTATACCGGTGAGCAGGATCAACCGGTGCAAGCGCCGACCGGATTTGCGGTCTATCCGAATCACCCGAATCCGTTCAATCCGGTGACGCAGATCCATTATCGGCTGCCGTCGGATCAGCACGTGCAGATCGCCGTGTACAACAGCCGCGGACAATGCATCAAAACGCTGATCAACGAAAGACAAGCCGCCGGCGCGCATCAGGTGATCTGGAATGCTTATCGAGCGGCATCCGGCGTGTATATTGCGCGCGTCAGCGCCGGAGAACAGGTGAAACATATCAAGATGATGCTGGTGAAATAA
- a CDS encoding heparinase II/III family protein, with protein sequence MTTVKNGSLLFLLFFIIISANHTFATAMETIKLSIDKAPDHPRLFFHENERAALEQKLLRDSLLTPVYDSLLNSAEKILDTNPVRYQLTGRRLLGQSRTCLNRVTRLAFAYRMTGKKRYLKRAQQEMLAAAAFKDWNPLHFLDVAEMTAALAVGYDWLYHDLNPDSRARIRQAVIDKGLVPGLGDRWWVKTSNNWNQVCHGGLVLGALAILEHAPELSSRIIERAVENVPIAMREYAPDGAYPEGPGYWEYGTSFNVLLIDALRTALGTDFNLSDAEGFEKTGYYYHASTGPTGLYFNYSDCGLKGDAAAPLFWFAQELNDHSLLYQEIDKLSKLSDQDRMLPFLLIWSPRLNNIPIPKHLHWMANGNTPVTVHRSDWSEEGVYVGVKGGSPGANHAHMDIGSFVIDALGERWASDLGSQNYHSLESLGIDLWNKSQDSERWQIFRLNSKSHNTLTVNDKLQQVNGFAEIAAFSSEPPMPHTILDLSSVYNDQLTRVRRGIGLWNNRIVVIQDEMTALEDSTRVRWSMLTRATVTTKGSEAQLEQNGRSVRLKIIQPAEAEFIVYPSDPPPADYDARNPDTRILGFESEINSRTPSRFLVLMMLRREPVPDIQPLSAW encoded by the coding sequence ATGACAACCGTTAAAAACGGCTCGCTTTTATTTTTACTCTTTTTCATTATAATATCAGCAAACCATACATTTGCCACAGCGATGGAAACCATCAAGCTCTCCATCGATAAAGCACCTGATCATCCGCGTTTGTTTTTTCACGAGAATGAACGTGCGGCTCTTGAGCAGAAACTGCTTCGGGATTCGCTGTTAACACCGGTCTATGATTCACTGCTGAACAGCGCTGAAAAAATTTTGGATACAAACCCGGTCAGGTACCAATTGACCGGACGCCGGCTCTTGGGCCAATCGCGTACTTGTTTGAACCGGGTCACGCGTTTGGCGTTTGCCTATCGCATGACCGGGAAGAAGCGTTATCTCAAACGCGCACAACAGGAAATGCTGGCTGCAGCGGCATTCAAAGATTGGAACCCTTTGCATTTTCTTGATGTGGCGGAAATGACCGCTGCGCTGGCCGTGGGATATGACTGGTTGTATCATGACCTGAACCCGGACAGCCGCGCCCGTATCCGGCAGGCCGTTATTGATAAAGGACTGGTTCCGGGACTGGGCGACCGGTGGTGGGTGAAAACGTCAAACAACTGGAATCAGGTGTGTCATGGGGGACTGGTTTTGGGCGCCCTGGCGATCCTGGAACATGCCCCCGAACTGTCCTCCCGCATTATCGAACGAGCCGTGGAAAACGTTCCCATAGCGATGCGCGAATACGCCCCGGACGGCGCCTATCCGGAAGGACCGGGATACTGGGAATACGGCACGTCTTTTAATGTCCTGCTGATCGACGCCCTGCGGACGGCTCTGGGAACGGATTTTAATTTATCCGACGCTGAAGGATTCGAAAAGACCGGCTATTATTATCATGCATCCACCGGCCCCACCGGTTTATATTTCAACTATTCGGACTGCGGGCTCAAAGGAGATGCAGCGGCGCCGCTGTTCTGGTTTGCACAGGAGTTGAATGATCACAGCCTGCTGTATCAGGAAATCGATAAATTAAGCAAACTTTCAGATCAGGACCGGATGCTGCCCTTTCTGCTGATCTGGTCTCCGCGTCTGAACAATATACCGATTCCCAAACATTTGCACTGGATGGCCAACGGCAACACACCCGTGACAGTGCACCGCAGTGATTGGTCCGAGGAAGGGGTGTATGTGGGAGTCAAAGGCGGCTCGCCCGGCGCCAATCACGCTCACATGGATATCGGATCCTTTGTGATCGATGCACTCGGTGAACGCTGGGCCTCGGATCTGGGCAGCCAGAACTATCATAGCTTGGAATCTCTGGGAATTGATCTGTGGAATAAAAGTCAGGACAGTGAACGCTGGCAGATCTTTCGACTGAACAGCAAAAGTCATAACACCCTGACCGTTAATGACAAACTGCAGCAGGTTAACGGTTTTGCCGAGATTGCGGCATTTTCATCCGAGCCTCCCATGCCTCACACCATCCTCGATCTATCGTCGGTTTACAACGATCAACTAACTCGGGTGCGGCGCGGAATCGGATTATGGAACAATCGGATCGTCGTGATTCAGGATGAAATGACGGCACTCGAAGACAGCACCCGGGTACGCTGGTCCATGCTGACCCGCGCAACGGTAACCACAAAGGGTTCCGAGGCGCAGCTGGAACAAAACGGCCGCAGCGTCCGTTTAAAAATTATCCAGCCTGCGGAGGCGGAATTTATCGTTTATCCATCGGACCCGCCGCCCGCTGATTATGACGCCCGCAATCCCGATACCCGAATACTCGGATTTGAAAGCGAGATCAACTCCCGCACTCCCTCCCGTTTTCTCGTTCTCATGATGCTGAGGAGGGAACCCGTACCGGATATTCAGCCGCTGTCCGCCTGGTAA
- a CDS encoding glycoside hydrolase family 9 protein translates to MSLNATPIAKGRELTVAPENELQRMKIKSLSGPLQLLDGRIKHNNGWFVVRSEIPAGATTGAIEWIVTPNIVDSWHYGPVVHTSQVGYHPNQEKRAVIELDKRLAADQSAVIKRIDPDNGYTQIATIEPQPFKGEFLRFNYLIADFSEVKEPGMYVVQYGDVISEAFQIDATVYDQGVWQPVLEYFLPVQMCHMKVFEKYRVWHDVCHLDDALMAPPNINHFDGYTHGELPEGYKAYQPVEGLNAGGWHDAGDYDMRIESQVGTVFNLALAVEEFAIDYDQTLVDVDRRIVEIHHPDGKPDALQQIEHGLAAILGGYRAFNELYRGIICNNLRQYVLLGDAGSMTDNKVFEGPAPKNHNGLWFLKVSTDYSKYYNPQDNYDMIEEHVPELDDRMVFMNEGPGRQLDGITGLAAASRVLRGYNDKLADEALETAENLWDAFGDSEGRWVNYAKISSLVELIITTNKEKYKQAFIELKPEIKQSISRMGWNVARALPFIKDTAFKQEIEKSLEEASSEINAQARENPFGVPYHPAIWGAGWGIQEFGVSYYFLNKHHPDLFPIDPMLNALNFVLGCHPGENTASFASNIGTRSQTVAYGVNRADWSFIPGGVVSGTNLTRPDFPEMKDWPFMWQQTEYVVGGGSTHFMFLVLGAQKYLSK, encoded by the coding sequence GTGAGTTTGAACGCCACTCCGATTGCAAAAGGCCGTGAACTGACTGTGGCGCCGGAAAACGAACTGCAGCGCATGAAAATCAAAAGCTTATCCGGTCCTTTGCAGCTATTGGACGGGCGCATCAAACACAACAACGGCTGGTTTGTGGTTCGTTCCGAGATTCCGGCCGGCGCAACCACCGGAGCGATAGAATGGATCGTCACACCGAATATTGTGGACAGCTGGCATTACGGGCCTGTGGTGCACACCTCACAGGTGGGTTACCATCCGAATCAGGAAAAACGCGCGGTTATTGAACTGGACAAACGTCTGGCTGCAGACCAATCCGCTGTGATCAAACGAATTGATCCGGACAACGGCTACACTCAGATAGCCACCATCGAGCCGCAACCGTTTAAGGGCGAGTTTCTGCGATTCAACTACCTGATCGCCGATTTTTCCGAGGTCAAAGAACCCGGTATGTATGTGGTGCAGTACGGTGATGTCATATCGGAAGCGTTTCAAATCGACGCAACAGTATACGATCAGGGTGTGTGGCAGCCGGTTCTGGAGTATTTTCTGCCCGTGCAGATGTGTCATATGAAGGTATTTGAAAAATACCGGGTCTGGCATGACGTCTGCCACCTGGATGACGCACTCATGGCGCCACCGAATATCAACCATTTCGACGGCTATACGCATGGTGAGCTGCCCGAAGGCTATAAAGCGTATCAGCCGGTTGAAGGCCTGAACGCAGGCGGCTGGCATGACGCCGGCGATTACGACATGCGTATTGAATCCCAGGTGGGTACAGTATTCAATCTGGCGCTGGCTGTTGAAGAATTTGCTATTGATTACGACCAAACCCTGGTGGATGTTGACAGGCGTATTGTGGAAATCCATCATCCGGATGGCAAACCGGATGCTTTGCAGCAGATCGAGCATGGTCTGGCCGCCATTCTGGGCGGTTATCGAGCGTTCAATGAACTGTACCGCGGTATTATTTGCAACAACCTGCGTCAATACGTTTTGCTCGGAGACGCCGGTTCAATGACGGACAATAAAGTCTTTGAGGGTCCGGCGCCCAAAAATCACAACGGTCTGTGGTTTCTTAAAGTATCGACCGATTATTCCAAATACTATAATCCCCAGGACAATTATGACATGATCGAGGAACACGTCCCGGAACTGGATGACCGCATGGTATTCATGAATGAAGGTCCGGGACGGCAGCTGGATGGCATTACCGGACTGGCGGCCGCATCGCGAGTGCTGCGCGGTTATAATGACAAACTGGCGGATGAAGCTCTGGAGACCGCAGAGAATCTGTGGGATGCGTTCGGCGACAGCGAAGGCCGGTGGGTGAATTATGCGAAAATTTCATCCCTGGTGGAGCTTATTATCACCACAAACAAAGAAAAATACAAACAGGCATTTATCGAATTAAAGCCGGAAATCAAGCAAAGCATCAGTCGCATGGGCTGGAACGTGGCGCGCGCGCTTCCGTTTATTAAAGACACGGCGTTTAAACAGGAAATTGAAAAAAGCCTGGAGGAAGCCAGCAGTGAAATCAACGCCCAGGCCCGGGAGAACCCGTTTGGTGTCCCCTATCATCCGGCCATCTGGGGCGCCGGCTGGGGAATTCAGGAATTTGGTGTTTCGTATTATTTTCTCAACAAACACCATCCGGACCTGTTTCCTATTGATCCGATGCTGAATGCGTTGAATTTTGTGCTCGGATGTCATCCCGGTGAAAACACAGCATCGTTTGCGTCCAATATCGGAACCCGATCTCAAACCGTGGCGTACGGTGTCAATCGCGCGGACTGGTCGTTTATTCCGGGCGGTGTTGTCTCCGGAACCAATCTCACCCGGCCCGATTTTCCGGAAATGAAAGACTGGCCCTTTATGTGGCAGCAGACTGAATATGTGGTCGGCGGCGGTTCAACCCATTTCATGTTTCTTGTTCTGGGCGCACAGAAATATTTATCCAAATAG
- a CDS encoding AGE family epimerase/isomerase, with translation MIRYKTFTKREIAIKSKTAKTVFFGIMIIMLFAACASDSGNIIRDDEVILKDMQQLLQHNLLDSWYPRVIDTTNGGFSTRYDYKWNLISPFPKVIVTQTRGVWAASKAAMRYRDEKKFRIAARHGYQFLRDQAWDSEYGGFYQTTPVRKPPGPDDHKTAYGHAFAIYALSAYHELTGSKEALKLAKTAFDWLDHHYHDAQYGGYFNYADRRGVSFNNKQQFDLSGAPEESRAFSTYKDYNSSIHLMEAFSALYTQWPDARVRERLNEIFTIVRDTMFTSPGYLNMYFTENWQHVSFKDSSRKFIMEHSWDDHVSFGHDMETAFLLLEAEAVLGRPSWDKTLNIARRLVDHSLQHGFDDNSGIYYEGYYFKGDSTITIINPDKQWWVQAEGLNALLMMSILFPENPHYKEMFYKLWNFTKTYQIDHKYGGWYRSALDIHPRRSKRASKAGPWKGCYHNYRSLAQCVDMLETGSIPFLHQK, from the coding sequence ATGATTCGATATAAAACGTTTACAAAAAGGGAAATTGCTATCAAGTCCAAAACGGCAAAAACTGTATTTTTCGGCATTATGATAATCATGCTCTTTGCTGCCTGTGCGTCTGACTCGGGTAACATAATCCGTGATGACGAGGTTATTCTAAAAGACATGCAGCAGCTCTTACAACACAACCTGTTGGACTCTTGGTATCCACGCGTCATCGACACAACCAACGGCGGATTCTCCACCCGATACGATTACAAGTGGAACCTGATCTCACCCTTTCCCAAAGTCATTGTCACTCAAACCCGCGGTGTGTGGGCAGCATCCAAAGCGGCAATGCGCTATCGGGATGAGAAAAAATTTAGAATAGCAGCCCGGCACGGCTATCAATTTTTGAGAGATCAGGCCTGGGATTCCGAATACGGCGGATTTTATCAAACCACACCAGTCCGCAAACCACCGGGCCCGGATGATCATAAAACAGCCTATGGCCATGCATTTGCCATTTACGCATTATCCGCTTATCATGAATTAACCGGATCAAAAGAAGCCCTAAAACTGGCCAAAACCGCATTTGACTGGCTGGATCATCATTATCATGATGCGCAATACGGAGGATATTTCAATTACGCGGATCGACGTGGCGTTTCTTTCAACAACAAACAGCAGTTTGACCTTAGCGGCGCACCTGAAGAATCACGCGCATTTTCCACCTACAAAGATTACAACTCGTCCATTCATCTGATGGAAGCCTTTTCCGCGCTCTACACCCAATGGCCGGATGCGCGCGTGCGCGAACGCCTGAATGAAATATTTACCATTGTCCGGGACACCATGTTCACCTCGCCCGGATATTTAAATATGTATTTTACAGAAAACTGGCAGCACGTGTCGTTCAAGGATTCAAGCCGCAAATTCATCATGGAACATTCCTGGGACGATCATGTGAGTTTTGGACACGATATGGAAACCGCATTCCTGCTTTTGGAAGCCGAAGCGGTGCTCGGCCGTCCCAGTTGGGACAAGACGCTGAATATTGCACGCCGGTTGGTGGATCATTCGTTACAGCACGGGTTTGACGACAATAGCGGCATCTATTATGAAGGCTATTACTTTAAAGGCGACAGCACGATCACTATTATCAACCCTGACAAACAATGGTGGGTTCAGGCCGAAGGTCTGAATGCGCTCTTGATGATGTCAATTCTATTTCCCGAGAATCCACACTATAAAGAAATGTTTTATAAATTATGGAATTTTACCAAAACCTATCAAATTGACCATAAATATGGCGGATGGTACCGTTCTGCACTGGATATCCATCCCAGGCGCAGCAAACGCGCATCCAAGGCCGGCCCCTGGAAAGGATGTTACCACAACTATCGTTCCCTGGCGCAGTGCGTGGATATGCTGGAAACCGGGTCCATTCCATTTTTACATCAGAAATAA